One Camelina sativa cultivar DH55 chromosome 3, Cs, whole genome shotgun sequence genomic window carries:
- the LOC104776313 gene encoding uncharacterized protein LOC104776313, translating into MGSQENVKHLEECTVSNALGTWVFSVLGALVAIPVGIKRKSLGPLVFFGTTGTMLDIIIGVSQCEREHAEHQMKLLQDSQNAATTTNTETEDTSSIS; encoded by the exons ATGGGAAGTCAGGAGAATGTGAAACACCTCGAGGAATGCACTGTTTCCAA TGCACTAGGGACATGGGTATTCTCAGTCCTAGGAGCATTGGTTGCAATCCCAGTGGGCATCAAACGCAAGTCTCTAGGTCCACTCGTCTTCTTTGGCACAACCGGAACAATGCTTGACATCATCATTGGTGTGAGTCAATGCGAGAGAGAACATGCAGAACACCAAATGAAGTTACTCCAAGACTCTCAGAATGCCGCAACAACCACAAACACAGAGACCGAGGATACTTCTTCCATCTCCTAA
- the LOC109131412 gene encoding uncharacterized protein LOC109131412 gives MEDGAVEIQREEQRVRRREEIRRLTVRLFVAVALVLINGVCKRAAGFDESSDPNKGTENRDAAFYWASKLNRIAHNSFILEISYIFISLPWLELAPWIPMRSQRQLESNILFSLGFTS, from the coding sequence ATGGAAGACGGAGCAGTGGAGATACAACGGGAAGAGCAACGTGTGAGACGTCGTGAAGAGATTCGTCGCTTAACTGTTCGTTTATTCGTAGCGGTGGCGCTCGTTCTAATAAACGGAGTATGCAAACGCGCAGCGGGTTTCGACGAAAGTTCAGATCCGAATAAGGGAACAGAGAACAGAGACGCGGCGTTCTACTGGGCGTCGAAGTTGAATAGGATAGCTCATAACTCTTTTATCCTCGAGATTTCGTATATCTTTATCTCGTTGCCGTGGTTGGAGTTGGCACCATGGATACCGATGCGAAGTCAGAGGCAGCTTGAATCCAATATTCTGTTTTCATTGGGTTTTACTTCATGA
- the LOC104778819 gene encoding uncharacterized protein LOC104778819 — translation MEVDDDGGRERREEARRVNDRFFIAVSLVIFTGICKRASDFDVSDPTVTMKNKHVAFYCASELNKLAGMCFTFVIVRIGLSMLGLTFAPVVMRRLREESDMKLMMGSICLMLSLCFSGYLRWFVVG, via the coding sequence ATggaggttgatgatgatggaggtcgtgagagaagagaagaggctCGTCGAGTTAACGATCGTTTCTTCATAGCGGTTTCGCTCGTCATTTTCACCGGAATCTGCAAACGAGCTTCTGATTTTGACGTGTCAGATCCAACGGTGACGATGAAGAACAAACACGTGGCGTTCTACTGCGCGTCAGAGCTCAACAAGCTAGCCGGAATGTGTTTTACGTTTGTGATAGTCAGAATCGGTTTATCCATGCTCGGACTCACGTTTGCGCCGGTGGTGATGCGGAGACTACGAGAAGAGTCGGACATGAAACTGATGATGGGTTCTATCTGCCTAATGCTCTCGCTCTGTTTCTCCGGTTATCTCCGATGGTTCGTCGTCGGATGA
- the LOC104776316 gene encoding uncharacterized protein LOC104776316 codes for MDGDGGVVDQRREDEQRERREELGRLTVRFFVAVSLNLSAGVCKRVTGLDGSGTENGDHVALYWAKKFNRMAEISCMIVIIQIVFATVVMARRMRSLRRDCDV; via the coding sequence ATGGATGGTGATGGAGGAGTTGTTGATCAGAGACGTGAAGATGAACAACGTGAGAGACGTGAAGAGCTTGGTAGGTTGACCGTCCGTTTCTTCGTCGCTGTCTCGCTCAATCTATCCGCCGGAGTCTGCAAACGAGTGACTGGTCTCGACGGTTCGGGAACGGAGAACGGAGACCACGTGGCGTTATACTGGGCTAAGAAGTTTAACAGGATGGCGGAGATTTCGTGTATGATCGTGATAATACAGATCGTTTTCGCGACGGTGGTGATGGCACGACGGATGCGAAGTCTTAGACGAGACTGCGATGTCTAG
- the LOC104776317 gene encoding nuclear transcription factor Y subunit B-9-like isoform X1: protein MERGAPFSPYQLPRPNSGLNSDQLSNPNSMTSSVVTAGGTSDKNKGVAVQQQPCMAREQDQYMPIANVIRIMRKSLPAHAKISDDAKETIQECVSEYISFVTGEANERCQREQRKTITAEDILWAMSKLGFDNYVDPLTLYINRYREIETDRGSALRGEPAVSFRQTYGGNGIGFHGPPHSLPPSGPYGYGMVDPTMGMGGGRYYQNGSGQDGSGSGTGTGGSSSSINGMSSVYDPYVQYK from the exons ATGGAACGTGGAGCTCCCTTCTCTCCCTATCAGCTACCCAGACCCAACTCTG GATTGAATTCGGACCAGCTCAGTAACCCAAACTCAATGACCAGCTCAGTCGTCACAGCCGGTGGCACCAGTGACAAGAACAAGGGTGTAGCGGTCCAGCAACAACCATGTATGGCTCGTGAGCAAGACCAATACATGCCAATCGCTAACGTGATAAGGATCATGCGTAAAAGCTTACCGGCGCACGCCAAAATCTCCGACGACGCTAAAGAAACGATTCAAGAATGCGTCTCGGAGTACATCAGCTTTGTGACCGGTGAAGCCAACGAGCGTTGCCAGCGTGAGCAGCGTAAGACCATAACTGCTGAAGATATCCTTTGGGCTATGAGCAAGCTTGGGTTCGATAACTACGTGGATCCCCTCACTCTGTACATTAACCGGTACCGTGAGATAGAGACCGATCGTGGGTCGGCCCTTAGAGGTGAACCTGCAGTGTCGTTCAGACAAACCTATGGAGGAAATGGTATTGGGTTTCACGGCCCACCACATAGCCTACCTCCTTCGGGTCCTTACGGTTATGGTATGGTTGATCCAACCATGGGTATGGGTGGTGGTCGCTACTACCAAAACGGGTCTGGTCAGGATGGATCCGGTTCTGGTACTGGTACTGGTGGTTCTTCGTCTTCTATCAATGGAATGTCGTCGGTTTATGACCCATATGTTCAGTATAAGTGA
- the LOC104776317 gene encoding nuclear transcription factor Y subunit B-9-like isoform X2: MTSSVVTAGGTSDKNKGVAVQQQPCMAREQDQYMPIANVIRIMRKSLPAHAKISDDAKETIQECVSEYISFVTGEANERCQREQRKTITAEDILWAMSKLGFDNYVDPLTLYINRYREIETDRGSALRGEPAVSFRQTYGGNGIGFHGPPHSLPPSGPYGYGMVDPTMGMGGGRYYQNGSGQDGSGSGTGTGGSSSSINGMSSVYDPYVQYK, translated from the coding sequence ATGACCAGCTCAGTCGTCACAGCCGGTGGCACCAGTGACAAGAACAAGGGTGTAGCGGTCCAGCAACAACCATGTATGGCTCGTGAGCAAGACCAATACATGCCAATCGCTAACGTGATAAGGATCATGCGTAAAAGCTTACCGGCGCACGCCAAAATCTCCGACGACGCTAAAGAAACGATTCAAGAATGCGTCTCGGAGTACATCAGCTTTGTGACCGGTGAAGCCAACGAGCGTTGCCAGCGTGAGCAGCGTAAGACCATAACTGCTGAAGATATCCTTTGGGCTATGAGCAAGCTTGGGTTCGATAACTACGTGGATCCCCTCACTCTGTACATTAACCGGTACCGTGAGATAGAGACCGATCGTGGGTCGGCCCTTAGAGGTGAACCTGCAGTGTCGTTCAGACAAACCTATGGAGGAAATGGTATTGGGTTTCACGGCCCACCACATAGCCTACCTCCTTCGGGTCCTTACGGTTATGGTATGGTTGATCCAACCATGGGTATGGGTGGTGGTCGCTACTACCAAAACGGGTCTGGTCAGGATGGATCCGGTTCTGGTACTGGTACTGGTGGTTCTTCGTCTTCTATCAATGGAATGTCGTCGGTTTATGACCCATATGTTCAGTATAAGTGA
- the LOC104776318 gene encoding phosphatidylinositol 4-phosphate 5-kinase 1 isoform X3: MSESEEDEEEEAAATELILTSSVVVDKNNNNNKNKVVVEKNQRFVEEEEVERRDDGLVLLLAQSSTPMVRSRSQGTTRRVTPTPLVDVEKPLPNGDLYIGSFSGGFPHGSGKYLWKDGCMYEGDWKRGKASGKGKFSWPSGATYEGEFKSGRMEGFGTFTGADGDTYRGTWVADRKHGHGQKRYANGDFYEGTWRRNLQDGRGRYVWRNGRNQYTGEWRNGVISGKGLLVWPNGNRYEGLWENGIPKGSGVFTWSDGSCCVGAWNESNIMRSFFNGVDKNDLIVAGTRKRSSVDSGAGSLGGEKVFPRICIWESDGEAGDITCDIIDNVEASMIYRDRISVDRDGFRQFKKNPCWFNGEAKKPGETISKGHKKYDLMLNLQLGIRYSVGKHASIVRDLKQTDFDPKEKFWTRFPPEGTKTTPPHQSVDFRWKDYCPLVFRRLRELFQVDPAEYMLAICGNDALRELSSPGKSGSFFYLTQDDKFMIKTVKKSEVKVLLRMLPSYYKHVCQYENSLVTRFYGVHCVKPVGGQKIRFIVMGNLFCSEYRIQRRFDLKGSSHGRSTAKPEGEIDETTTLKDLDLNFAFRLQRNWYQELMKQIKRDCEFLEAERIMDYSLLVGVHFRDDNTGEKMGLSPFVLRSGRIDSYQNEKFMRGCRFVEAELQDMDRILAGRKPSIRLGANMPARAERMVRRSDFDQYSSGGASYPSHGEMYEVVLYFGVIDILQDYDITKKIEHAYKSLQADPASISAVDPKLYSKRFRDFISRIFIEDG; this comes from the exons ATGAGTGAatcagaagaagacgaagaagaagaagcagcagctaCTGAACTGATTTTAACCAGCAGCGTCGTCGttgacaagaacaacaacaacaacaaaaacaaggttGTTGTTGAGAAGAATCAGCgttttgttgaagaagaagaagtagagagacGAGACGACGGTTTGGTGTTGTTGTTAGCTCAGTCTTCTACTCCAATGGTGAGATCGAGATCTCAAGGAACGACACGGCGCGTGACTCCCACGCCTCTAGTTGACGTTGAGAAGCCGCTTCCAAACGGAGATCTCTACATCGGAAGCTTCTCCGGCGGGTTTCCACACGGATCCGGCAAGTATCTTTGGAAAGATGGGTGCATGTACGAAGGTGATTGGAAACGAGGCAAAGCTTCAGGTAAAGGCAAATTCTCGTGGCCTAGTGGAGCTACATACGAAGGCGAGTTCAAATCCGGGAGAATGGAAGGTTTTGGCACTTTCACTGGAGCTGATGGTGATACTTACAGAGGAACTTGGGTTGCTGATAGAAAACACGGACACGGGCAGAAGCGTTACGCCAACGGAGACTTCTACGAAGGTACTTGGAGAAGGAACCTACAGGACGGTAGAGGTCGTTACGTTTGGAGAAACGGGAGGAACCAGTACACTGGAGAGTGGCGTAACGGTGTGATATCTGGGAAAGGTTTGCTTGTTTGGCCTAATGGGAATAGATACGAAGGTTTGTGGGAGAATGGGATTCCTAAAGGAAGTGGTGTGTTTACTTGGAGTGATGGGAGTTGTTGTGTTGGTGCTTGGAATGAGAGTAATATCATGAGGAGTTTCTTTAATGGTGTTGACAAGAATGATTTGATTGTTGCTGGTACTAGGAAGAGATCTTCTGTTGATAGTGGAGCTGGGAGTTTGGGAGGTGAGAAAGTTTTCCCAAGAATCTGTATTTGGGAGTCTGATGGTGAAGCTGGTGATATCACTTGTGATATTATTGATAACGTTGAAGCTTCCATGATTTATAGAGATAGGATCTCTGTGGATCGTGATGGGTTTAGGCAGTTTAAGAAGAATCCTTGTTGGTTTAATGGTGAGGCTAAGAAACCTGGTGAGACTATTTCTAAAGGGCAtaagaaatatgatttgatgCTCAATTTGCAATTAGGAATCAG GTATTCTGTGGGCAAACATGCTTCCATTGTTCGTGATCTTAAACAGACTGATTTCGATCCAAAGGAGAAATTTTGGACAAGGTTTCCACCGGAAGGGACTAAGACCACACCTCCCCATCAGTCAGTGGATTTCCGGTGGAAGGATTATTGCCCTTTAGTGTTCAG ACGTCTCAGGGAGCTTTTCCAAGTGGATCCAGCTGAGTATATGTTAGCTATTTGTGGAAACGATGCTCTCCGCGAACTGTCTTCACCTGGAAAAAGTGGAAGCTTCTTTTACCTAACTCAAGATGATAAATTTATGATCAAGACGGTGAAGAAATCAGAAGTCAAG GTTCTTCTAAGAATGCTTCCAAGTTACTACAAACATGTCTGCCAATACGAAAACTCCCTTGTGACTAGATTCTATGGTGTTCATTGTGTCAAACCTGTTGGTGGCCAAAAG ATTCGGTTCATCGTCATGGGCAACTTGTTCTGCTCTGAGTATAGAATCCAGAGACGGTTTGACCTCAAAGGGTCTTCTCATGGACGCAGTACTGCAAAGCCTGAAGGGGAAATTGATGAGACCACGACACTCAAGGACCTTGATCTCAATTTTGCTTTCCGTCTTCAGAGAAACTGGTATCAAGAGCTTATGAA GCAAATAAAACGCGACTGTGAGTTCTTAGAAGCCGAGAGAATAATGGATTATAGCCTTTTAGTTGGTGTGCACTTCCGTGATGACAACACAGGAGAAAAGATGGGGCTTTCTCCATTCGTTTTGAGATCTG GTAGGATAGATTCATATCAGAATGAGAAATTCATGCGCGGTTGTCGCTTCGTAGAGGCTGAGCTTCAAGACATGGACCGAATTTTAGCTGGCAG GAAACCATCGATCAGATTAGGTGCAAACATGCCAGCAAGAGCAGAACGAATGGTCCGGAGAAGCGATTTTGATCAGTATTCATCAGGAGGAGCCAGTTATCCATCTCACGGTGAGATGTACGAAGTGGTTCTCTACTTTGGAGTCATTGACATCTTGCAAGACTACGACATAACCAAAAAGATCGAGCATGCATATAAGTCACTACAAGCTGATCCTGCTTCCATCTCAGCGGTTGATCCTAAACTCTATTCCAAGAGGTTCAGAGACTTCATCAGTAGGATCTTCATTGAAGACGGCTAA
- the LOC104776318 gene encoding phosphatidylinositol 4-phosphate 5-kinase 1 isoform X1, producing MSESEEDEEEEAAATELILTSSVVVDKNNNNNKNKVVVEKNQRFVEEEEVERRDDGLVLLLAQSSTPMVRSRSQGTTRRVTPTPLVDVEKPLPNGDLYIGSFSGGFPHGSGKYLWKDGCMYEGDWKRGKASGKGKFSWPSGATYEGEFKSGRMEGFGTFTGADGDTYRGTWVADRKHGHGQKRYANGDFYEGTWRRNLQDGRGRYVWRNGRNQYTGEWRNGVISGKGLLVWPNGNRYEGLWENGIPKGSGVFTWSDGSCCVGAWNESNIMRSFFNGVDKNDLIVAGTRKRSSVDSGAGSLGGEKVFPRICIWESDGEAGDITCDIIDNVEASMIYRDRISVDRDGFRQFKKNPCWFNGEAKKPGETISKGHKKYDLMLNLQLGIRYSVGKHASIVRDLKQTDFDPKEKFWTRFPPEGTKTTPPHQSVDFRWKDYCPLVFRRLRELFQVDPAEYMLAICGNDALRELSSPGKSGSFFYLTQDDKFMIKTVKKSEVKVLLRMLPSYYKHVCQYENSLVTRFYGVHCVKPVGGQKIRFIVMGNLFCSEYRIQRRFDLKGSSHGRSTAKPEGEIDETTTLKDLDLNFAFRLQRNWYQELMKQIKRDCEFLEAERIMDYSLLVGVHFRDDNTGEKMGLSPFVLRSGRIDSYQNEKFMRGCRFVEAELQDMDRILAGRKPSIRLGANMPARAERMVRRSDFDQYSSGGASYPSHGEMYEVVLYFGVIDILQDYDITKKIEHAYKSLQADPASISAVDPKLYSKRFRDFISRIFIEDG from the exons ATGAGTGAatcagaagaagacgaagaagaagaagcagcagctaCTGAACTGATTTTAACCAGCAGCGTCGTCGttgacaagaacaacaacaacaacaaaaacaaggttGTTGTTGAGAAGAATCAGCgttttgttgaagaagaagaagtagagagacGAGACGACGGTTTGGTGTTGTTGTTAGCTCAGTCTTCTACTCCAATGGTGAGATCGAGATCTCAAGGAACGACACGGCGCGTGACTCCCACGCCTCTAGTTGACGTTGAGAAGCCGCTTCCAAACGGAGATCTCTACATCGGAAGCTTCTCCGGCGGGTTTCCACACGGATCCGGCAAGTATCTTTGGAAAGATGGGTGCATGTACGAAGGTGATTGGAAACGAGGCAAAGCTTCAGGTAAAGGCAAATTCTCGTGGCCTAGTGGAGCTACATACGAAGGCGAGTTCAAATCCGGGAGAATGGAAGGTTTTGGCACTTTCACTGGAGCTGATGGTGATACTTACAGAGGAACTTGGGTTGCTGATAGAAAACACGGACACGGGCAGAAGCGTTACGCCAACGGAGACTTCTACGAAGGTACTTGGAGAAG GAACCTACAGGACGGTAGAGGTCGTTACGTTTGGAGAAACGGGAGGAACCAGTACACTGGAGAGTGGCGTAACGGTGTGATATCTGGGAAAGGTTTGCTTGTTTGGCCTAATGGGAATAGATACGAAGGTTTGTGGGAGAATGGGATTCCTAAAGGAAGTGGTGTGTTTACTTGGAGTGATGGGAGTTGTTGTGTTGGTGCTTGGAATGAGAGTAATATCATGAGGAGTTTCTTTAATGGTGTTGACAAGAATGATTTGATTGTTGCTGGTACTAGGAAGAGATCTTCTGTTGATAGTGGAGCTGGGAGTTTGGGAGGTGAGAAAGTTTTCCCAAGAATCTGTATTTGGGAGTCTGATGGTGAAGCTGGTGATATCACTTGTGATATTATTGATAACGTTGAAGCTTCCATGATTTATAGAGATAGGATCTCTGTGGATCGTGATGGGTTTAGGCAGTTTAAGAAGAATCCTTGTTGGTTTAATGGTGAGGCTAAGAAACCTGGTGAGACTATTTCTAAAGGGCAtaagaaatatgatttgatgCTCAATTTGCAATTAGGAATCAG GTATTCTGTGGGCAAACATGCTTCCATTGTTCGTGATCTTAAACAGACTGATTTCGATCCAAAGGAGAAATTTTGGACAAGGTTTCCACCGGAAGGGACTAAGACCACACCTCCCCATCAGTCAGTGGATTTCCGGTGGAAGGATTATTGCCCTTTAGTGTTCAG ACGTCTCAGGGAGCTTTTCCAAGTGGATCCAGCTGAGTATATGTTAGCTATTTGTGGAAACGATGCTCTCCGCGAACTGTCTTCACCTGGAAAAAGTGGAAGCTTCTTTTACCTAACTCAAGATGATAAATTTATGATCAAGACGGTGAAGAAATCAGAAGTCAAG GTTCTTCTAAGAATGCTTCCAAGTTACTACAAACATGTCTGCCAATACGAAAACTCCCTTGTGACTAGATTCTATGGTGTTCATTGTGTCAAACCTGTTGGTGGCCAAAAG ATTCGGTTCATCGTCATGGGCAACTTGTTCTGCTCTGAGTATAGAATCCAGAGACGGTTTGACCTCAAAGGGTCTTCTCATGGACGCAGTACTGCAAAGCCTGAAGGGGAAATTGATGAGACCACGACACTCAAGGACCTTGATCTCAATTTTGCTTTCCGTCTTCAGAGAAACTGGTATCAAGAGCTTATGAA GCAAATAAAACGCGACTGTGAGTTCTTAGAAGCCGAGAGAATAATGGATTATAGCCTTTTAGTTGGTGTGCACTTCCGTGATGACAACACAGGAGAAAAGATGGGGCTTTCTCCATTCGTTTTGAGATCTG GTAGGATAGATTCATATCAGAATGAGAAATTCATGCGCGGTTGTCGCTTCGTAGAGGCTGAGCTTCAAGACATGGACCGAATTTTAGCTGGCAG GAAACCATCGATCAGATTAGGTGCAAACATGCCAGCAAGAGCAGAACGAATGGTCCGGAGAAGCGATTTTGATCAGTATTCATCAGGAGGAGCCAGTTATCCATCTCACGGTGAGATGTACGAAGTGGTTCTCTACTTTGGAGTCATTGACATCTTGCAAGACTACGACATAACCAAAAAGATCGAGCATGCATATAAGTCACTACAAGCTGATCCTGCTTCCATCTCAGCGGTTGATCCTAAACTCTATTCCAAGAGGTTCAGAGACTTCATCAGTAGGATCTTCATTGAAGACGGCTAA
- the LOC104776318 gene encoding phosphatidylinositol 4-phosphate 5-kinase 1 isoform X2, which produces MRSFFNGVDKNDLIVAGTRKRSSVDSGAGSLGGEKVFPRICIWESDGEAGDITCDIIDNVEASMIYRDRISVDRDGFRQFKKNPCWFNGEAKKPGETISKGHKKYDLMLNLQLGIRYSVGKHASIVRDLKQTDFDPKEKFWTRFPPEGTKTTPPHQSVDFRWKDYCPLVFRRLRELFQVDPAEYMLAICGNDALRELSSPGKSGSFFYLTQDDKFMIKTVKKSEVKVLLRMLPSYYKHVCQYENSLVTRFYGVHCVKPVGGQKIRFIVMGNLFCSEYRIQRRFDLKGSSHGRSTAKPEGEIDETTTLKDLDLNFAFRLQRNWYQELMKQIKRDCEFLEAERIMDYSLLVGVHFRDDNTGEKMGLSPFVLRSGRIDSYQNEKFMRGCRFVEAELQDMDRILAGRKPSIRLGANMPARAERMVRRSDFDQYSSGGASYPSHGEMYEVVLYFGVIDILQDYDITKKIEHAYKSLQADPASISAVDPKLYSKRFRDFISRIFIEDG; this is translated from the exons ATGAGGAGTTTCTTTAATGGTGTTGACAAGAATGATTTGATTGTTGCTGGTACTAGGAAGAGATCTTCTGTTGATAGTGGAGCTGGGAGTTTGGGAGGTGAGAAAGTTTTCCCAAGAATCTGTATTTGGGAGTCTGATGGTGAAGCTGGTGATATCACTTGTGATATTATTGATAACGTTGAAGCTTCCATGATTTATAGAGATAGGATCTCTGTGGATCGTGATGGGTTTAGGCAGTTTAAGAAGAATCCTTGTTGGTTTAATGGTGAGGCTAAGAAACCTGGTGAGACTATTTCTAAAGGGCAtaagaaatatgatttgatgCTCAATTTGCAATTAGGAATCAG GTATTCTGTGGGCAAACATGCTTCCATTGTTCGTGATCTTAAACAGACTGATTTCGATCCAAAGGAGAAATTTTGGACAAGGTTTCCACCGGAAGGGACTAAGACCACACCTCCCCATCAGTCAGTGGATTTCCGGTGGAAGGATTATTGCCCTTTAGTGTTCAG ACGTCTCAGGGAGCTTTTCCAAGTGGATCCAGCTGAGTATATGTTAGCTATTTGTGGAAACGATGCTCTCCGCGAACTGTCTTCACCTGGAAAAAGTGGAAGCTTCTTTTACCTAACTCAAGATGATAAATTTATGATCAAGACGGTGAAGAAATCAGAAGTCAAG GTTCTTCTAAGAATGCTTCCAAGTTACTACAAACATGTCTGCCAATACGAAAACTCCCTTGTGACTAGATTCTATGGTGTTCATTGTGTCAAACCTGTTGGTGGCCAAAAG ATTCGGTTCATCGTCATGGGCAACTTGTTCTGCTCTGAGTATAGAATCCAGAGACGGTTTGACCTCAAAGGGTCTTCTCATGGACGCAGTACTGCAAAGCCTGAAGGGGAAATTGATGAGACCACGACACTCAAGGACCTTGATCTCAATTTTGCTTTCCGTCTTCAGAGAAACTGGTATCAAGAGCTTATGAA GCAAATAAAACGCGACTGTGAGTTCTTAGAAGCCGAGAGAATAATGGATTATAGCCTTTTAGTTGGTGTGCACTTCCGTGATGACAACACAGGAGAAAAGATGGGGCTTTCTCCATTCGTTTTGAGATCTG GTAGGATAGATTCATATCAGAATGAGAAATTCATGCGCGGTTGTCGCTTCGTAGAGGCTGAGCTTCAAGACATGGACCGAATTTTAGCTGGCAG GAAACCATCGATCAGATTAGGTGCAAACATGCCAGCAAGAGCAGAACGAATGGTCCGGAGAAGCGATTTTGATCAGTATTCATCAGGAGGAGCCAGTTATCCATCTCACGGTGAGATGTACGAAGTGGTTCTCTACTTTGGAGTCATTGACATCTTGCAAGACTACGACATAACCAAAAAGATCGAGCATGCATATAAGTCACTACAAGCTGATCCTGCTTCCATCTCAGCGGTTGATCCTAAACTCTATTCCAAGAGGTTCAGAGACTTCATCAGTAGGATCTTCATTGAAGACGGCTAA
- the LOC104778820 gene encoding uncharacterized protein LOC104778820, with the protein MDFHGETVSLNHEIDHNPKLEDAGRIKVYVSILMSEDPIRDCRPILAFSLPAREFQDSLTGYGWEQLNCLEDDERLNVSQVDFARTELSRLVTYVMFYPVNYSPYCALSIYITFKPWRSTPAMVEVYKSLMEETTMKYEEYKHLPIDESVMRIQEPNWNVFHF; encoded by the coding sequence ATGGATTTTCATGGCGAAACAGTATCCCTCAACCATGAAATCGACCACAATCCTAAACTTGAAGACGCTGGGAGAATCAAAGTCTATGTGAGCATCCTAATGTCGGAAGATCCTATAAGAGATTGCCGGCCAATACTGGCTTTCTCCTTGCCTGCCAGAGAGTTTCAGGATAGCCTCACGGGGTATGGATGGGAACAACTGAATTGCTTAGAGGACGATGAACGTCTCAATGTCTCTCAGGTTGATTTTGCGAGGACGGAACTCAGTAGACTTGTCACTTACGTCATGTTCTACCCGGTTAACTATTCTCCATATTGTGCTCTGTCAATTTATATTACCTTTAAGCCCTGGAGGAGTACTCCTGCTATGGTTGAAGTGTATAAATCATTAATGGAAGAGACGACGATGAAATACGAAGAGTATAAGCATCTCCCTATAGATGAGAGTGTAATGCGCATCCAAGAGCCGAACTGGAACGTCTTTCACTTCTAG